A single region of the Rhizobium sp. NLR16a genome encodes:
- a CDS encoding prolyl oligopeptidase family serine peptidase, whose amino-acid sequence MNLHLETDDDSRTRQFITEHNALSDTVLRTPQFAEDREAIKALIERQDRLIVPMRRGGWLFDFRQSKDNPLGVWLRLAAGQQPLPEADWEPVFDLDAFCLDEGRRWSWRGAVTCPWEPTRVLLMLSDGGSDLIRLLEFDAEGKQIVKGGFDTPAARSHATWLSRDEICYFGSIDRFSATRSGWPRVGRRLKRGQRPEDAAIMFEAADEDVYGFNLVIDPALFGASANAGLIDIFVTSHEIGVASAFLIADDGGQRRIDLPKEADFQFNHNHCLWRAKTDERVATGSLVLQSFDPASRALLGPERILFQPGEGQSISQMMLMREWCVFIVSDRLRPRLLVLDLTKPDAEQREIVLPAEMQTAYVRPLHADLHLGDDTLHIVGQGFLQPPTCYRLELSDRSREPEPIFIAAAPSYFDATDMSSELLEAVSEDGTRVVYQLVLPRQWTKGALPVLIYGYGGFDVSLSPNYSGVIGRWLEQGGAYVQAYIRGGGEFGPDWYRSAKRQGRDRAFADFVAIARDLVARGYTVPSRIACQGGSNGGLLTGVMLTRYPHDFGAVWCQVPVLDMTRFHLFSAGQAWMDEYGDPETPADREFMLGYSPLHNIRPAGEVTYPPIYIESSSNDDRVHPSHARRFAARLEEEGHQLLFHEFGLGGHGGDGSSEERAARAAMGYSFLRETIMQ is encoded by the coding sequence ATGAACCTTCACCTCGAAACGGACGATGATTCGCGCACCCGCCAATTCATCACCGAACACAATGCGCTCTCCGACACGGTATTGAGAACGCCGCAATTTGCCGAAGATCGTGAGGCGATCAAGGCGCTGATCGAGCGGCAGGACAGGCTGATCGTGCCGATGCGCCGCGGCGGTTGGCTGTTCGATTTCCGGCAGAGCAAGGACAATCCGCTCGGGGTCTGGCTGCGCCTGGCAGCCGGCCAGCAGCCGTTGCCGGAGGCCGATTGGGAGCCAGTCTTCGATCTCGACGCCTTCTGTCTGGACGAAGGCAGGCGCTGGAGCTGGCGCGGCGCTGTCACCTGCCCGTGGGAGCCGACGCGCGTTCTGCTGATGCTTTCGGACGGCGGCTCAGACCTCATCCGCCTGCTCGAATTCGACGCCGAGGGCAAACAGATCGTGAAGGGCGGTTTCGACACGCCCGCCGCGCGGTCGCATGCCACCTGGCTGAGCCGCGATGAGATCTGTTATTTCGGCTCGATCGACCGATTTTCGGCCACCCGCTCGGGATGGCCGCGCGTCGGGCGGCGGTTGAAGCGCGGGCAGCGGCCGGAAGATGCCGCCATCATGTTCGAAGCCGCCGATGAGGATGTGTATGGCTTCAATCTCGTTATCGACCCTGCCCTATTTGGCGCTTCGGCGAATGCCGGGCTGATCGACATTTTCGTCACCAGCCACGAAATCGGCGTGGCCAGCGCTTTCCTCATTGCCGATGATGGCGGGCAACGGCGCATCGATCTGCCCAAGGAGGCAGATTTTCAGTTCAATCATAATCATTGCCTCTGGCGGGCAAAGACCGATGAGCGCGTTGCGACCGGCAGCCTCGTGCTGCAATCCTTCGATCCCGCCTCACGGGCGCTGCTCGGGCCGGAACGGATCCTGTTTCAGCCTGGCGAGGGCCAGTCTATTTCGCAGATGATGCTGATGCGCGAATGGTGCGTGTTCATCGTTTCCGACCGGCTGCGCCCGCGTCTTCTGGTGCTCGACCTGACAAAGCCCGATGCCGAACAGCGGGAAATCGTGCTGCCGGCGGAGATGCAGACGGCTTATGTCAGGCCGCTCCATGCGGATCTGCATCTTGGCGACGACACACTCCACATCGTCGGCCAGGGTTTCCTGCAGCCGCCGACCTGCTACCGCCTCGAACTCTCCGATCGCAGCAGAGAGCCGGAGCCGATCTTCATCGCGGCAGCGCCGAGCTATTTCGATGCGACCGATATGTCGTCGGAACTGCTGGAGGCTGTGTCCGAGGACGGAACCAGGGTCGTCTACCAACTGGTGCTGCCGCGACAGTGGACCAAGGGAGCGCTGCCGGTGCTGATCTACGGTTATGGTGGCTTCGATGTCTCGCTATCGCCGAATTACTCCGGTGTAATCGGCCGCTGGCTGGAGCAAGGCGGCGCCTATGTGCAGGCCTATATCCGCGGCGGCGGTGAATTTGGCCCTGACTGGTATCGCAGCGCCAAGCGGCAGGGGCGAGACCGGGCCTTTGCCGATTTCGTCGCCATCGCCCGCGATCTCGTCGCTCGCGGCTACACCGTGCCATCGCGGATTGCCTGCCAGGGCGGCAGCAATGGCGGCCTGCTGACGGGTGTGATGCTGACGCGCTACCCGCACGATTTCGGCGCGGTCTGGTGCCAGGTGCCGGTGCTCGACATGACACGCTTCCACCTGTTCAGCGCCGGCCAGGCGTGGATGGACGAATATGGCGATCCGGAGACGCCAGCGGACCGGGAGTTCATGCTCGGCTATTCGCCGCTTCACAATATCAGGCCGGCCGGCGAGGTCACTTATCCGCCGATCTATATTGAAAGCTCCAGCAATGACGATCGCGTGCATCCCTCGCACGCACGCCGTTTTGCCGCGAGGCTGGAGGAAGAAGGACATCAGCTGCTCTTCCACGAATTCGGCTTGGGCGGGCATGGCGGCGACGGCAGTTCCGAGGAGCGCGCCGCCCGCGCGGCGATGGGTTACAGCTTCCTTCGCGAGACCATCATGCAATAG
- a CDS encoding DNA polymerase III subunit chi — protein sequence MTDILFYHLTETRLEDALPPLLDKSIERGWRVVVQTSEAARRDALDAHLWTFREESFLPHGIDTADFAENQPVLLTVTSDNANAATVRFIVDGAEPPPADAYERVVFMFDGHDQEQLEAARAQWKKLKGEGHNLTYWQQTPEGRWEKKA from the coding sequence ATGACCGACATTCTCTTTTATCATCTGACCGAAACCAGGCTGGAAGACGCGCTTCCGCCGCTCCTCGACAAAAGCATCGAGCGCGGCTGGCGCGTCGTCGTCCAGACGAGCGAGGCCGCGCGGCGCGATGCACTCGATGCGCATCTTTGGACGTTTCGCGAGGAGAGTTTCCTGCCGCATGGGATCGACACGGCTGATTTCGCCGAAAACCAGCCGGTGCTTTTGACGGTCACGTCGGACAATGCCAATGCGGCGACGGTTCGTTTCATTGTCGACGGCGCCGAGCCGCCGCCGGCCGATGCCTATGAGCGCGTCGTCTTCATGTTCGACGGCCACGACCAGGAGCAACTGGAAGCTGCCCGCGCACAATGGAAGAAACTGAAAGGCGAGGGGCATAACCTCACCTATTGGCAGCAGACACCGGAAGGGCGGTGGGAGAAGAAGGCCTGA
- a CDS encoding Gfo/Idh/MocA family oxidoreductase has product MSPINLAIVGVGKIVRDQHLPSIAKNPDFKLVATASRHGTVEGINSYITIDAMLDAEPSIDAVSLCMPPQYRYEAAYKALVAGKHVFLEKPPGATLSEVADLEALANKQGASLFASWHSRYAPAVEAAKAFLASTTIKSVHVIWKEDVRHWHPNQDWIWQAGGLGVFDPGINALSIVTHILPRQVFITGAVLEFPENRDAPIAADIHFRDADGLPVHAEFDWRQTGKQSWDIVAETAAGQMVLSEGGAKLSIDGKLTFAEPEQEYPSLYRRFAEIIKAGKSDVDLAPLRHVADAFMLGKRKFVDAFHD; this is encoded by the coding sequence ATGTCCCCTATCAATCTCGCCATCGTCGGCGTCGGCAAGATCGTCCGCGACCAGCACCTTCCTTCCATCGCCAAGAACCCGGATTTCAAGCTCGTCGCCACGGCAAGCCGTCACGGCACGGTCGAAGGCATCAACAGTTACATCACGATCGACGCGATGCTCGACGCCGAGCCTTCGATCGATGCCGTTTCGCTCTGCATGCCGCCGCAGTACCGCTATGAAGCCGCCTATAAGGCGCTCGTTGCCGGCAAGCATGTCTTCCTTGAAAAGCCGCCGGGTGCAACACTGAGCGAAGTGGCCGACCTCGAGGCGCTGGCGAACAAGCAAGGGGCGTCGCTCTTTGCCAGCTGGCATTCACGTTATGCGCCGGCCGTCGAAGCCGCCAAAGCGTTTCTTGCCTCGACGACGATCAAAAGCGTGCATGTGATCTGGAAAGAGGATGTCCGCCACTGGCATCCGAACCAGGACTGGATCTGGCAGGCCGGCGGCCTCGGCGTTTTCGATCCCGGCATCAATGCGCTGTCGATCGTCACCCATATCCTGCCGCGGCAGGTCTTCATCACCGGGGCTGTGCTCGAATTCCCGGAAAATCGTGATGCGCCGATCGCCGCCGACATTCACTTCCGCGATGCCGACGGCCTGCCGGTTCATGCCGAATTCGACTGGCGCCAGACCGGCAAGCAGAGCTGGGACATCGTCGCGGAAACGGCAGCCGGCCAAATGGTGCTCTCCGAGGGCGGCGCTAAGCTTTCCATCGACGGTAAGCTGACATTCGCCGAACCGGAACAGGAATATCCCTCGCTCTATCGCCGCTTCGCCGAAATCATCAAGGCGGGCAAATCGGATGTCGATCTCGCCCCCCTGCGCCACGTCGCCGACGCCTTCATGCTCGGCAAGCGGAAATTTGTTGACGCTTTCCACGACTGA
- a CDS encoding polysaccharide deacetylase family protein translates to MHRFFVLSCIALAAALSACSTTRQAPDTSIKTASVIAPEGRTFSGKRSEDDEAPRMTGWHHLAGRTLEVSSLADLKLQDKEVILSFDDGPILGRTNKVLAILDQFGVKGAFMMVGEMAEMYPALARKVAMDGNAIGSHTYDHANLSSLDFDAAMAEVIKGELAVTKATGTDVAFFRFPYLAESHRLRAAIAMRDMVVMDVDIDSKDYFATTPLSVTQRTMALLHKRGRGIILMHDIHKRTVTMLPTLLSDLEAEGYNVVTLKFKKPEAPSNLVASADLVMTR, encoded by the coding sequence ATGCATCGATTTTTCGTTCTTTCCTGCATCGCCCTTGCGGCCGCCCTCTCCGCCTGCAGCACGACCAGACAAGCCCCCGACACCTCGATCAAAACCGCCTCGGTGATTGCGCCGGAGGGACGGACGTTTTCCGGCAAGCGCTCCGAGGATGATGAAGCGCCGCGCATGACCGGTTGGCACCATCTGGCCGGGCGGACGCTGGAGGTTTCCTCGCTTGCCGATCTCAAGCTGCAGGACAAGGAAGTGATCCTGAGCTTCGACGATGGCCCGATCCTCGGCCGGACGAACAAGGTGCTGGCGATCCTCGACCAGTTCGGCGTCAAGGGTGCCTTCATGATGGTCGGCGAGATGGCCGAGATGTATCCCGCGCTGGCGCGCAAGGTGGCGATGGACGGCAATGCGATCGGCAGTCACACCTATGACCACGCCAACCTGAGTTCGCTCGATTTCGACGCGGCGATGGCCGAGGTGATCAAGGGCGAATTGGCGGTGACCAAGGCGACGGGAACCGACGTCGCCTTCTTCCGCTTCCCCTATCTTGCCGAAAGCCACAGACTGCGTGCCGCGATCGCCATGCGCGATATGGTGGTCATGGATGTCGATATCGACAGCAAGGACTATTTCGCCACAACGCCGCTCTCCGTGACTCAGCGGACGATGGCCCTGCTGCACAAGCGCGGCCGCGGCATCATCCTGATGCACGACATCCATAAACGTACGGTAACCATGCTGCCGACTCTGCTTTCGGATCTCGAAGCCGAGGGCTACAATGTCGTGACGCTGAAATTCAAGAAGCCGGAGGCGCCAAGCAACCTCGTCGCCTCGGCCGATCTGGTGATGACCCGCTAA
- the lptG gene encoding LPS export ABC transporter permease LptG, protein MMFGTLSRYFFRRYLATTCWFLIGVSAIAFLLDFSETAGRMSGLPGYTIGGGIVMTAVRLPLILQQTIPFVALFVGMTVLIGLNRKYELVVTRAAGISVWQFMFPFIAGSIALGVLTMTALNPLAAWGQRQALLVESDWRGENAVLRKAPQIPWLRQISGRDDVIIGAQTVQENGTKLVDAVLIHFDSSGRVILRQDAATAKLEDGYWQLNGVVERKPGEIPLRKASVQLRTNLKQDFVQERLTAPETIGFFDLSNRIAAAKSFGISTKALETQFNSLLSQPLLLVAMTLIAATVSLKFSRFNQSRSVILGGILSGFMLYVITVLVKAFGSSGVVPPFVATWIPVVVALALGATILLHQEDG, encoded by the coding sequence ATGATGTTCGGGACATTGTCGCGTTATTTCTTTCGCCGTTACCTGGCGACGACCTGCTGGTTTCTGATCGGCGTGTCGGCGATCGCCTTCCTCCTTGATTTCAGCGAGACGGCGGGACGCATGTCCGGCCTGCCTGGCTACACGATCGGCGGCGGCATCGTGATGACCGCCGTGCGCCTGCCGCTCATCCTGCAGCAGACAATCCCCTTCGTCGCCCTCTTCGTCGGCATGACGGTGCTGATCGGGCTCAATCGGAAATATGAGCTCGTGGTCACGCGTGCGGCAGGCATCTCTGTCTGGCAATTCATGTTTCCCTTCATCGCCGGCTCAATTGCGCTCGGCGTGCTGACGATGACGGCGCTCAACCCGCTTGCCGCCTGGGGACAGCGCCAGGCGCTGCTGGTCGAGTCCGACTGGCGTGGCGAAAACGCAGTTCTGCGCAAGGCGCCGCAGATCCCATGGCTGCGCCAGATCAGCGGCCGCGACGATGTCATCATTGGCGCCCAGACGGTCCAGGAGAACGGAACCAAGCTGGTCGACGCCGTATTGATCCATTTCGATTCAAGCGGCCGAGTCATTCTGAGACAGGATGCCGCCACGGCAAAGTTGGAAGATGGTTACTGGCAGCTTAACGGCGTCGTCGAGCGCAAGCCTGGCGAAATCCCGCTGCGCAAAGCTTCGGTCCAACTTCGCACCAATCTGAAACAGGATTTCGTTCAGGAGCGGCTGACAGCGCCGGAAACAATTGGTTTCTTTGACCTTTCCAATCGCATTGCAGCGGCAAAGTCATTCGGCATCTCGACCAAGGCATTGGAGACGCAATTCAACTCTCTGTTGTCTCAGCCATTGCTGCTGGTGGCCATGACTCTCATTGCTGCAACAGTGTCCCTAAAATTTAGCCGGTTCAACCAATCCCGCTCCGTGATTCTGGGTGGAATCCTGTCAGGCTTCATGCTTTATGTCATCACCGTGCTTGTTAAAGCATTCGGAAGCAGTGGAGTCGTGCCTCCCTTCGTGGCGACGTGGATACCGGTCGTCGTCGCGTTGGCCTTGGGCGCGACTATTTTGCTTCATCAGGAGGACGGCTAG
- the lpxF gene encoding phosphatase PAP2 family protein codes for MTVFSKNRWRRPVIRLPKTTFGAFLLLFWAWWALLAIFRAFPGIDIYFSQLFFVGADCDATAAAGSICGGFPYRDSGNFDLLRTIFFRLPYVVAIVMAWKLIECYQQHGATFNAERARKLKVALGTMLIGPVLLVNVILKEHWGRPRPVQTDIFGGSLHFVEAGSLAGKCVSNCSFVSGEAASAGWLFCLLLFVPKSMRYALVPPVAAISILTPALRLSFGAHYLSDVTLGWLSSLVVFAALLALTESQQDQKNSEI; via the coding sequence TTGACAGTTTTTTCGAAAAATCGATGGCGGAGACCGGTGATCCGCCTGCCGAAAACGACTTTCGGTGCATTCCTGCTTCTGTTCTGGGCGTGGTGGGCGCTGCTTGCCATCTTTCGCGCCTTCCCTGGAATAGACATTTATTTTTCCCAGCTTTTTTTCGTGGGCGCAGATTGTGACGCGACTGCCGCTGCCGGGAGTATCTGCGGCGGCTTTCCTTATCGCGACTCGGGGAATTTCGACCTGCTGCGAACCATCTTCTTCCGCCTGCCCTACGTCGTGGCGATCGTCATGGCGTGGAAATTGATCGAATGTTACCAGCAGCACGGCGCGACCTTCAACGCCGAGCGGGCGCGCAAGCTCAAAGTCGCACTCGGAACGATGCTGATCGGGCCGGTGCTGCTCGTCAATGTTATCCTGAAGGAACATTGGGGTCGGCCGCGGCCGGTGCAGACGGATATTTTCGGCGGGAGCCTGCATTTTGTCGAGGCAGGCTCGCTTGCCGGCAAATGCGTGTCGAACTGCTCCTTCGTCTCCGGCGAGGCGGCGAGCGCTGGATGGCTGTTCTGCCTTCTGCTCTTCGTGCCGAAATCGATGCGTTATGCGCTGGTTCCGCCCGTCGCCGCGATCTCGATCCTGACGCCAGCCTTGCGGCTATCCTTCGGCGCGCATTATCTTTCCGACGTGACGCTCGGATGGCTCTCCTCGCTTGTCGTCTTCGCGGCGCTGCTGGCGTTAACTGAGTCGCAACAGGACCAAAAAAATTCTGAAATTTGA
- a CDS encoding leucyl aminopeptidase has protein sequence MSVKFEISFSKSAKLNGGLAILLKTAEAGSAAGAETADPAGVIAKAAKIARFSAKSTAALDIVAPEGAPVDRIVVIGLGKAGELAAHDWLKAGGAAASKIKNTDKAAIFIDVPGLETNARAAADFALGMLLRAYSFDAYKTKKNDDEEKPAKSVRVTIITTDAAGAKKAFSDSEAIAGGVNLARDLVNEPPNALGPVEFAARAKELEKLGVEVEILTEKEMRRLGMGALLGVAQGSVRPPRLAVMQWKGGKSKDRPVAFVGKGVVFDTGGISIKPAAGMEDMKGDMGGAAAVTGLMHVLASRKAAVNAVGIIGLVENMPDGNAQRPGDIVTSMSGQTIEVINTDAEGRLVLCDALWYCNDRFKPQFMINLATLTGAIVVALGNVHAGLFSNDDQLSAQLTAAGLSTNEKLWRMPLGKDYDKLIDSKFADMKNTGGRQAGSITAAHFLKRFVQDTPWAHLDIAGTAMGSPQDEINQSWGSGFGVRLLDELVRAHHESR, from the coding sequence ATGTCAGTAAAGTTCGAAATTTCATTCTCGAAGTCGGCAAAGCTCAATGGCGGGCTGGCGATCCTGTTGAAGACTGCCGAGGCCGGCAGCGCCGCAGGCGCCGAAACGGCTGATCCGGCAGGCGTGATCGCCAAGGCTGCGAAGATCGCCCGATTCTCCGCGAAATCCACGGCTGCGCTCGATATTGTCGCCCCGGAAGGCGCACCCGTCGATCGCATCGTCGTCATCGGGCTTGGCAAGGCCGGCGAACTCGCCGCCCATGACTGGCTGAAGGCCGGCGGTGCTGCGGCATCGAAAATCAAGAATACTGACAAGGCCGCCATCTTCATCGACGTGCCCGGCCTTGAGACGAACGCACGCGCCGCCGCCGATTTCGCGCTTGGCATGCTGCTGCGCGCCTATAGCTTCGATGCCTACAAGACAAAGAAGAACGACGACGAGGAGAAGCCGGCAAAATCGGTCAGGGTGACGATCATCACCACCGATGCGGCCGGCGCCAAAAAGGCGTTTTCCGATTCCGAAGCGATCGCCGGCGGCGTCAATCTCGCCCGTGACCTTGTCAATGAACCGCCGAACGCGCTTGGACCTGTCGAATTCGCCGCCAGGGCGAAGGAGCTGGAAAAGCTCGGCGTCGAGGTGGAAATCCTGACCGAGAAGGAAATGCGCCGTCTCGGCATGGGCGCGCTGCTCGGCGTCGCTCAGGGCTCCGTGCGCCCGCCGCGTCTGGCGGTCATGCAGTGGAAGGGTGGCAAGAGCAAGGACCGTCCCGTCGCCTTCGTCGGCAAGGGCGTCGTCTTCGATACCGGCGGCATTTCGATCAAGCCGGCCGCCGGCATGGAGGACATGAAGGGCGATATGGGCGGTGCCGCAGCCGTGACCGGCCTGATGCACGTGCTCGCTTCCCGCAAGGCGGCCGTCAACGCCGTCGGCATCATCGGCCTGGTCGAGAATATGCCCGATGGCAACGCCCAGCGTCCGGGCGACATCGTCACCTCAATGTCCGGCCAGACAATCGAGGTGATCAACACCGATGCCGAAGGCCGCCTCGTCCTTTGCGATGCGCTCTGGTATTGCAATGATCGCTTCAAGCCGCAGTTCATGATCAATCTGGCCACCTTGACCGGCGCAATCGTCGTGGCGCTTGGCAACGTGCATGCCGGCCTGTTCTCCAATGACGACCAGCTTTCCGCCCAGCTGACGGCGGCCGGCCTTTCCACAAACGAGAAACTCTGGCGCATGCCGCTCGGCAAGGATTATGACAAGCTGATCGACAGCAAATTCGCCGACATGAAGAACACCGGCGGCCGTCAGGCCGGCTCGATCACCGCGGCGCATTTCCTCAAACGCTTCGTGCAGGACACGCCCTGGGCGCACCTCGACATTGCCGGCACGGCGATGGGTTCGCCGCAGGATGAGATCAACCAGTCCTGGGGTTCCGGTTTCGGGGTGCGCCTGCTCGACGAGCTCGTTCGCGCCCATCATGAATCCCGATGA
- the lptF gene encoding LPS export ABC transporter permease LptF — MKLLETYILRRVGQMFLVALLPVLAIIWTTQVLQRINLVTDSGQSIGSFAKLATMILPSIIPVVLPFALVIAITQTLTTMNNDSELTVIDAAGARRSILVRPILLLAAIISVFSFFVDNIVEPRAKTVARQMIAETYADLLSSVIEEKTFRKLDEGLYVQISQRLAGRMLKGLFVADERDPAYELIYYAKEGAVDDTGTTLIMHDGEVHRKTPDGNVSVINFDSYSFDLSDMTESRGQATLKASDRDLWFLFNPDPNDKDYTIRPQSYRAELHRRLTDWILPVVFALFSLAIAGDARSHREARLHPMVSALGYAFALRWAAFYAANQIDTDPEYIAVLYAIPIVSSLVSIIFLGLHKRLVMPSFVWDRISASWRRMQERLLTATSRSGGGTAQ; from the coding sequence ATGAAACTACTCGAGACATACATATTGCGGCGCGTCGGCCAGATGTTTCTCGTGGCGCTCCTGCCCGTGCTGGCGATCATCTGGACGACACAGGTTTTGCAGCGCATTAACCTCGTCACCGACAGCGGCCAGTCGATCGGCTCGTTCGCCAAGCTCGCGACGATGATCCTGCCGTCGATCATTCCCGTGGTGCTGCCCTTCGCCCTCGTCATCGCCATCACCCAGACGCTGACGACGATGAACAACGATTCCGAGCTAACCGTCATCGACGCAGCCGGCGCACGGCGCAGCATTCTGGTCCGGCCGATCCTGCTGCTTGCCGCCATCATCAGCGTCTTTTCCTTCTTCGTCGACAATATCGTCGAGCCACGGGCAAAGACCGTGGCGCGTCAGATGATCGCCGAAACCTACGCCGATCTCCTCTCCTCGGTCATCGAGGAAAAGACCTTCCGCAAGCTCGACGAGGGTCTCTATGTGCAGATCTCGCAGCGCCTGGCCGGGCGCATGCTGAAGGGCCTGTTCGTCGCCGACGAGCGGGACCCGGCCTACGAGCTCATCTATTACGCCAAGGAAGGCGCTGTCGACGATACCGGCACGACGCTGATCATGCACGACGGCGAGGTGCATCGCAAAACGCCCGACGGCAACGTCTCGGTCATCAATTTCGATTCCTATTCTTTCGACCTCTCCGACATGACGGAGAGCCGCGGGCAGGCGACGCTGAAAGCCAGCGACCGTGACCTGTGGTTCCTGTTCAATCCGGATCCGAACGACAAGGACTATACGATCCGCCCGCAGAGCTACCGCGCCGAACTGCATCGACGGCTGACGGACTGGATCCTGCCCGTCGTCTTTGCATTGTTCTCACTGGCGATCGCCGGCGATGCGCGCTCGCACCGGGAAGCGCGGCTGCATCCAATGGTGAGCGCGCTCGGCTATGCTTTTGCGCTACGATGGGCTGCCTTCTACGCCGCGAACCAAATCGACACCGATCCGGAATATATCGCAGTTCTCTACGCCATTCCGATCGTCAGCAGCCTCGTCTCGATCATCTTCCTCGGCCTACACAAGCGGCTGGTCATGCCTTCGTTCGTCTGGGACCGGATATCGGCTTCCTGGAGACGGATGCAAGAAAGACTGCTTACCGCGACCAGCAGGTCCGGCGGGGGCACGGCCCAATGA